The Thalassolituus oleivorans MIL-1 genome includes the window ATCTTCGCCTTTAAAACCAGTACAGTTACGACTTGAACCATTTTTACCGTTTTGAGCACGATGGCGACGCGCATAGCGATAGTCGATCAAAGTGTTCATGCTGTCATCGGCTTCTAAAAATACCGAGCCACCATCGCCACCATCACCACCGTCTGGTCCACCCTTTGGGATGAATTTCTCACGACGGAAGCTCATACAGCCATTGCCGCCATCACCCGCTTCAACGGTAATACGTGCCTCATCGACGAATTTCATGCCTTTCCTCTCTTAAAATGCAAACAAAAACGCCCCAACTGCGCGCAGTCAGGGCGTTTGAACAAGGTTCTTACAACTTACGCTGCTGGAACGATGCTTACTGTCTTACGTCCGTTCGCACCTTTCACTTCGAATTTCACTGCGCCAGCGGCGGTAGCGAATAAAGTGTGGTCACGACCGATTTTCACGTTCTCTCCAGCGTGGAAACGAGTGCCACGTTGACGAACGATAATGCTACCTGCTTTAGCAGCTTGACCACCAAACAGTTTGACACCTAAGCGTTTACTTTCGGAATCACGACCGTTACGGGTACTACCACCAGCCTTCTTGTGAGCCATAATCTTTCTCCTTCTGTGGGGTCACTGCAACACTGCGATTGCGGCGGTTTGGCCAACCAACACGGGCCCCGGAATTCAAATTAAATGATATTAGCCAGCGATGCTGGTGATTTTCAACTCTGTGAACCACTGACGGTGGCCCATTTGCTTCATGTGGTGCTTACGACGCTTGAACTTCAAGATCTTCACTTTTTTGTGACGACCATGGTTGATGATCTCAGCAACTACTTTCGCACCTTCAACAACCGGAGCACCGATCTTAACGTCATCGCCGTTACCGATCAGCAGAACTTTTTCTAGCTCAATGCTTTCACCAGTTGCAACTTCCAGTTTTTCAACTTTCAGTGTTTGACCTTCTTCTACACGGTATTGCTTACCGCCAGTTACTACGACTGCGTACATTGTACGTATCTCCGCTTCATTACTTGGCTGCTACTTTAACGGCCTGCTTCTACTGGTAACGCTCTGGTTTCCATATGGCAGGGAGCAGAATTTCGGGGCGCGAGACTATACCGCAGCCTACAATTCCTTGCAACCCTAACTAAGATACTTTCTTGACACCGGCGACGCCTCTCCCTAGCATTTGCGACATTATTACTCAGGCTCTCCAACATGCAGATAAAAGATGTGCTGGCCGTCGTCAATGACGAGTTCAAATCGGTAGACCAATTGATCAACGAACAACTCGCTTCTCGCGTCCCTTTGGTTGAGAAAATTGCCGACTACATCGTCTCTAGCGGTGGCAAACGCATTCGTCCGCTTTTGGTGCTAATGAGCGCCAAAGCATTAGGAAATTGCGACGCTCAGGCCGTTAAACTAGCCACGGTTATTGAGTTTTTGCACACCGCGACACTATTGCACGATGATGTCGTTGATACCTCAGATATGCGTCGCGGCAATCCAACCGCCAATGCAAAGTGGGGCAATGCACCAAGTGTGTTAGTTGGCGACTTTTTATACAGCCGTGCGTTTCAAATGATGGTTGAACTAGGCTCGTTGCCGGTGATGAATATTTTATCCAGCGCCACCTGCATTATCGCCGAAGGTGAAGTCCTACAGCTCACCAACGTAAAAAACCCAGACCTCACCGAAGCGCAGTACATGGACGTTATCCATGGCAAAACGGCCATGTTATTTGAAGCATCGACGCATTCCGCCGCCGCCCTACTCAATTGTTCTGCTGCGCAAGCCAAAGCGCTGCAAGAATATGGCAAAGAGCTCGGCATGGCGTTTCAATTGGTCGATGACCTACTTGATTACGAAGGCGATGCAGTCGCTATGGGAAAAAACGTCGGCGACGATTTAGCTGAAGGTAAAGTTACCCTGCCACTGATTCACGCCATGGCCAATGCAACAGAGGACGAGTCTCGCCTTATTCGCCAAGCGATTCGTAAAGGTGGTTTAGACGATATGCAATCTGTTTTCGCCATCATCCAAAAGACAAAATCACTCGACTATACTCGCCAAAAAGCCTACGAATGCGCAGATCGTGCACAGCAACATTTGGAACTTCTAGCTGACTCCGAAGCCAAACAAGCGCTTAATGCTTTGGCAATGATTGCCGTGCAACGCAACACTTAATTCCAAAAAAACTCAGTCATCCCGATGTAAATAGGACGCGATAATGAAGTTAAAGTCAGGTAGTTCAAGAATCAAACGTTGGGGATGGCATCTACTGGCGGTGCTTTGCTTGGCAATGACAAGCTCGCTCGGCCATGCGGGATTACTCGATGCATTTACCGACAAAAACGCCGATGCAGAATTTCTTCCTGTCGGGCAAGCCTTTCCACTATCCAGCAGCAGTAGTAACGGTAAAGTCACTGCCGAATGGCGCAATGCCGATGGCTATTACCTATATAAGCATCGTATTTATTTACAGCAAGGTGATATCAAGCTTGAACCTGATAGTTATTCGCAAGCAGGTAAAGCCAAACAGGATGAAGCCTTCGGCGAAGTAATCGCGTTTTATCATGATCTAGAAGTCACATTCGACACCCAATCTCTAAACGCCGGAACCGCAATTCTGCACTATCAAGGCTGTGCCGATGCCGGTCTGTGCTATCCGCCACAGCGTGAAAATGTTGAAGTTATTGCGCCCCAAAGTGTAGCTCAGCAAGCAATCACCACCAGTACGATCCAACCAGCAATGCCTACTGAACCCAACACAGATAGCTGGTTTAGTGGCCGCTCATGGGGGGCGGTGGTTGGTATATTTTTCATCCTAGGCCTAGGACTGACCTTTACACCCTGTGTATTACCTATGGTGCCGATTCTAACCAGCGTCGTACTCGGCCAAGGCAATACGTCAGGTAAGCGCGGCTTTCTGCTTTCAAGTACTTATGTATTGGGGATGGCACTCACCTACGCCGCTGCAGGTTTAACCGTTGGGCTGTTAGGTGCTGGCGCCAATGTTCAAGCTTGGATGCAAACACCTTGGGTACTGATCGTTTTTGCCGGTTTGTTTAGCTTGCTCGCATTAGCGATGTTCGGTGTCTACGAGTTGCAATTACCATCTGGGATTCGCAATCGCTTAAACAACCTAAACCAAGGCCAGCAAGGCGGGCGCTGGTTAAGTGTCTTCGTCATGGGGATTTTATCAGCGCTCGTGGTTTCACCTTGTGTTTCTGCACCACTGGCGGGTGCCCTAGTCTACTTGAGCACGACGGGTGACGCCTTGCTAGGTGGTAGCGCTTTATTGGCGCTGGGATTGGGCATGGGCGCTCCATTGATTGTCTTGGGCACAACAGGCGCTTCTGTGCTGCCGAAAGCGGGCGCTTGGATGAATCAAATCAAAGCACTGTTCGGCATCCTCTTACTCGGCGTGGCCATCTGGCTGCTGGGCCGAATTTTACCCGCGACCTGGGTGCTATTGCTGTGGGGCTTACTAGCCTTGGTGTATGGCATAAGCCTAGGGGCTCTTGAGCAAGCGAACAATGGTAGCCAACGGGTTATCAAAGGCTTTGCTTTAGTTTTAGTTTTGTACGGTGCCTGCGCTCTAATAGGCGCCTTACAGGGTAACGACGACCCCCTGCAGCCACTAGCGTCGCAATATAAGTCGGCACAATCCGTGGCCGAACAAGCGGCGACTCATGCCCCCTTTACTCGACTCACATCTGTTACCGAGCTTGAACGCATCATCGCCAGTGAGGCCCGACCGGTTATGGTCGATTTTTATGCCGACTGGTGTATTAGCTGCAAAGTAATGGAGAAGGAAGTATTCGAACAAGCAGACGTCATTCAGGCTCTGTCTCATATACGCTGGGTACAATTGGATGTCACCGATCAAACCGCCGAGCACATTGCGTTTATGCAACAGCATGCTGTCTTTGGTCCGCCCTCTATGCTGTTTTTCAGCGCCGGTAGTGAGCAAAGCAATGCGCGTCTAATCGGAGAGGCGACTAAATCCGAGTTTACTCAACATGTGCTAATGCACCTCCCCAAAAGTCAGTAAATTATCGACATAGCTGACAACCATGTTTACCGGCACTTGAAATAACATAACCGATACCGCATATAGTGACTGTTCGCCATTCTCCGGAGCTTTCCATGCATTACACCTGTCCTTACTGTGCCGCTATTAACCGCTTACCTGCCGATAAAGCAGCACAAGAGGCGCAATGCGGCCGCTGCAAAAAGTTATTATTCGACGGCAAGCCAGTCGAATTGAGCGACACTAATTTTAATCGCTTCTTGGCCAAAAACGATCTCCCTATCGTTGTCGACTTTTGGGCTAGTTGGTGCGGACCATGTCAGATGATGGGGCCGATATTCAAACAAGTATGTGGTCAAATGCAGCATCAACTGCGTTTTGCTAAGGTGAATACAGAACAAGCCCAGGCTACTAGCGCGCAACTTGGCATTCGCAGCATTCCAACACTGATTATGTTTCAAAGTGGAAAAGAGATAGACCGGTTAGCTGGAGCGTTACCAGCCCCACAGCTAACTCAGTGGATTCAACAGGCACTGGTGAAAGCTCAGCAAAACCACTAACTCATGCGGCGTTGCACGATGTCCTCTAAGGTTTTAACAATTGGCTGCAAGGCATCAGACCAACGCAACGCTTCACGATAGCTATCATCAATCTGAGCGACATAACGCTCAATCAATTCAAACAAGCCCCCTTCTTGACTGGCATTCAGGTTAAGCAGTAAGAGCTGGTCTTGAAGATCAATCACCATATCTTGACGCATATCCGCTGCACTGCGAATTTGTTCGGCTTGGCTATCACGAATATGCGCTAACGCAGCTCGCACATCCGTTACAGTGAGCAATAAAACTTGCTGAAGCTTGACCTTAGCTTCTGTTTTCATCATGCGCACACGCGCTTCAGTGGCACTTAACAACACGCATAAATGATCTTTAATGCGTCCATACCGCGACACATCTTGATCGGGAATATTTTTGATCAACAAAGAGGCATTGGGATAATTAACAATCATTCGTCGACCAAATTCCATAATGCGCCGCTCATGTTGCGCCGACAGTAACAACTCGATCTCTAATTCACTCACTGCAGAATTCAAAGCAAAGTACGCGGCTTTATCGCTGACATCTTCCGTATTCGGCCAAAAGGCAACCACCGCTTTTAAGCCAAAACCCGACAGTAAAGTTAATAAAGCGTCTGCCAGACTCGCTTGCGAGTTACAAAAAGAAATCTGTTCCATAAAACGCACAATTTCGCCCTGCTCGGCAGAGTGCGTCATCGCTTCAAACGCTGCTTGGCGCGATTCTTCAACGGTAGATATTAATTCACGGCGATAACCTTGCTGTGCCAAAATTCGCCGCACCTTCGCCTGTAATTCATTGATATCAAAAGGCTTTGTTATAAAATCGTCACCACCTGCTTCGTATCCAGCAATACGCCCAGATAAGGTGGTATCACCGGATATAAAAATAACCGGAATATTTTCAGTTTGCCGCTGAGCACGTAGCTGCCGACAAATTTCATAGCCGCTCATTTCATCGAGCTGAACGTCAAGCAAAATACAATCAAACCCAGTATCCAGCGCATTCAAAAACTCATCCGATGTTGTAAAACCGGACACATCGAACTCACTCAATGTACGCTTTACTAAAAATACTGCTCCGGGCTCATCATCGAGCACCGCCACCTATCCAAGCCCCATTGCATTCCCCGACATCGAATACGATTAATACTAGTTATATAGGGATAGCACAAAATTTACGATTAACGCTCGATCATTCATAACTTTGACCGCATTCCGCTCTTTGTAACTTAATTAGCAACTTAATATTTTTCGGTGAGATCTTAGCGACTAACGGAAAGCTGACGTGCATCAATTCACTTAACGCGCATGGGCGTAAGCTGGAGACAGATAACAAGGAGATGCTATATGACTACTATTGAACACCATGACTTACACCACGACTTCCCTGAAATGAGCGAGCAAATTCGCAGCCTCAAAATGAAGGATCGTCATTTTGCTCGTTTATTTGATGAATATCATGAGCTTGATCGAGAAGTACGCAAAATCGAAGAGGATGTTGAACCAACCTCGGATGAACATCTAGAGCAGTTGAAGATGCGTCGGGTACATTTAAAAGACGACCTGTACACTATGCTCAAGCAGGCTTAGCACCTGAAGCAAACAGCAAAAAAAAAGGAGGCATCGGCCTCCTTTTTAATGCGTACTACTCAACGGTACTAGTCTAAGCCGCCGACGTTCTCACCCTGAGCCTGCAAGTCAGCATGGTAAGAAGACCGCACCATAGGGCCGCTATTCACACGCACAAAGCCTAAACTCTTGGCAATTTCACCTAGCTCACGAAACTCTTCTGGTGTTGCAAAACGCTTCACTGGCGAGTGATTTCGACTCGGCTGCAAATATTGGCCTAAAGTAATGTGATCTATATCGTGCGCGCGCATATCGTGCATCACTTCAATCACCTCTTCGTTGGTTTCACCCAACCCCAACATCAAGCCCGACTTAGTAACAACATTCGGTTGACGTTGCTTGTACTGCTTAAGCAAATCCAATGACCACTGATAATCCGAACCCGGACGACATTCTTTGTATAAGCGTGGCACGGTTTCTAAATTGTGGTTAAAAACATCTGGCGGCGTAGCACTAAGAATATCCAAGGCAACGTCCATACGACCACGAAAATCCGGAACTAATGTTTCGATCTGAATGCTCGGGCTATGCTCACGAGTCAAACGAATACAATCGGCAAAATGCTGAGCACCACCATCGCGTAAATCGTCGCGATCCACTGAAGTAATCACCACATAACGCAATGCCATATCGGCA containing:
- the rpmA gene encoding 50S ribosomal protein L27 codes for the protein MAHKKAGGSTRNGRDSESKRLGVKLFGGQAAKAGSIIVRQRGTRFHAGENVKIGRDHTLFATAAGAVKFEVKGANGRKTVSIVPAA
- the rplU gene encoding 50S ribosomal protein L21, which gives rise to MYAVVVTGGKQYRVEEGQTLKVEKLEVATGESIELEKVLLIGNGDDVKIGAPVVEGAKVVAEIINHGRHKKVKILKFKRRKHHMKQMGHRQWFTELKITSIAG
- a CDS encoding polyprenyl synthetase family protein, with the translated sequence MQIKDVLAVVNDEFKSVDQLINEQLASRVPLVEKIADYIVSSGGKRIRPLLVLMSAKALGNCDAQAVKLATVIEFLHTATLLHDDVVDTSDMRRGNPTANAKWGNAPSVLVGDFLYSRAFQMMVELGSLPVMNILSSATCIIAEGEVLQLTNVKNPDLTEAQYMDVIHGKTAMLFEASTHSAAALLNCSAAQAKALQEYGKELGMAFQLVDDLLDYEGDAVAMGKNVGDDLAEGKVTLPLIHAMANATEDESRLIRQAIRKGGLDDMQSVFAIIQKTKSLDYTRQKAYECADRAQQHLELLADSEAKQALNALAMIAVQRNT
- the dsbD gene encoding protein-disulfide reductase DsbD, giving the protein MKLKSGSSRIKRWGWHLLAVLCLAMTSSLGHAGLLDAFTDKNADAEFLPVGQAFPLSSSSSNGKVTAEWRNADGYYLYKHRIYLQQGDIKLEPDSYSQAGKAKQDEAFGEVIAFYHDLEVTFDTQSLNAGTAILHYQGCADAGLCYPPQRENVEVIAPQSVAQQAITTSTIQPAMPTEPNTDSWFSGRSWGAVVGIFFILGLGLTFTPCVLPMVPILTSVVLGQGNTSGKRGFLLSSTYVLGMALTYAAAGLTVGLLGAGANVQAWMQTPWVLIVFAGLFSLLALAMFGVYELQLPSGIRNRLNNLNQGQQGGRWLSVFVMGILSALVVSPCVSAPLAGALVYLSTTGDALLGGSALLALGLGMGAPLIVLGTTGASVLPKAGAWMNQIKALFGILLLGVAIWLLGRILPATWVLLLWGLLALVYGISLGALEQANNGSQRVIKGFALVLVLYGACALIGALQGNDDPLQPLASQYKSAQSVAEQAATHAPFTRLTSVTELERIIASEARPVMVDFYADWCISCKVMEKEVFEQADVIQALSHIRWVQLDVTDQTAEHIAFMQQHAVFGPPSMLFFSAGSEQSNARLIGEATKSEFTQHVLMHLPKSQ
- a CDS encoding YdcH family protein; translation: MTTIEHHDLHHDFPEMSEQIRSLKMKDRHFARLFDEYHELDREVRKIEEDVEPTSDEHLEQLKMRRVHLKDDLYTMLKQA
- the lipA gene encoding lipoyl synthase, coding for MSDKPKVVQGEKLRGADKVARIPIKVIPTDDMPRKPDWIRVRIPATPKINEIKQKLRKHKLHTVCEEASCPNLGECFGGGTATFMIMGDICTRRCPFCDVGHGRPNPLDVDEPLNLATAIADMALRYVVITSVDRDDLRDGGAQHFADCIRLTREHSPSIQIETLVPDFRGRMDVALDILSATPPDVFNHNLETVPRLYKECRPGSDYQWSLDLLKQYKQRQPNVVTKSGLMLGLGETNEEVIEVMHDMRAHDIDHITLGQYLQPSRNHSPVKRFATPEEFRELGEIAKSLGFVRVNSGPMVRSSYHADLQAQGENVGGLD
- the trxC gene encoding thioredoxin TrxC — translated: MHYTCPYCAAINRLPADKAAQEAQCGRCKKLLFDGKPVELSDTNFNRFLAKNDLPIVVDFWASWCGPCQMMGPIFKQVCGQMQHQLRFAKVNTEQAQATSAQLGIRSIPTLIMFQSGKEIDRLAGALPAPQLTQWIQQALVKAQQNH
- a CDS encoding response regulator — encoded protein: MAVLDDEPGAVFLVKRTLSEFDVSGFTTSDEFLNALDTGFDCILLDVQLDEMSGYEICRQLRAQRQTENIPVIFISGDTTLSGRIAGYEAGGDDFITKPFDINELQAKVRRILAQQGYRRELISTVEESRQAAFEAMTHSAEQGEIVRFMEQISFCNSQASLADALLTLLSGFGLKAVVAFWPNTEDVSDKAAYFALNSAVSELEIELLLSAQHERRIMEFGRRMIVNYPNASLLIKNIPDQDVSRYGRIKDHLCVLLSATEARVRMMKTEAKVKLQQVLLLTVTDVRAALAHIRDSQAEQIRSAADMRQDMVIDLQDQLLLLNLNASQEGGLFELIERYVAQIDDSYREALRWSDALQPIVKTLEDIVQRRMS